A DNA window from Nitrospira sp. contains the following coding sequences:
- a CDS encoding Adenylate cyclase (MaGe:77308779) — translation MPAATRYNKLLSGAAVGGSVWLLALALHWSGWLTVTELKTLDHRFHRYADSTKAGHDIVLVAVDEASLESYGQWPWPRDRHGYVVHYLKEAGAKAVVFDVLFLEPDRSGEEFDAVLAEEMQAAGNVYLPFLMQNEPIPSGGSTASSAHEYSPDILKKSTIPLNDPTALQADIASAYTGAKLPLPLFAQAARGLGYINLTPDIDGTTRRLPLLAQAQQQTFLHISATVARDLLQADRAALHPRELRLGPVAIPLTAEQDMVIDWHGSLENRVYPVYPIGAVLRSFIDKQNGKPPLLDPALFRDKIVFVAATAAGTYDLRVTPLSPFAPGVLIHMAALDNILRQHHLQPASWAVFAASTLFLTLATAWAFMLIQSQWIKAASITGLAAAYYGLAVHAFTSHGLWLDLAIPEGALAVSFTSAATVEYLTEGKRRRQLRTVFDKYMAADVVDEIMRNPDAIRLGGEKQELSVLFSDIAGFTSISEQMDPETLVELLNRYLSAMTEIILRHRGNVNKYLGDGIMAIFGAPRGEPNHASLACFAALDSQAELARLRERWKAEGQSEIRARIGINSGPLVVGNMGSQTRMEYTVMGDAVNLASRLEGANKFYDTLILLGPRTYELAASDIEAREVDRLRVKGKQEPVVVFELLARKGALPDERRPVIEAYRTGLAAYKQRDFATAATHFASALTLDPKDGPALVYLARAKEYLMTPPPEEWDGVYDLTSK, via the coding sequence ATGCCAGCCGCCACGCGATACAACAAACTACTCTCTGGAGCGGCGGTGGGAGGTTCTGTATGGCTCCTCGCCTTGGCCCTGCACTGGTCGGGATGGCTCACCGTCACAGAACTCAAGACACTCGATCATCGGTTCCATCGATACGCGGATTCCACCAAAGCGGGGCACGATATCGTGCTAGTGGCGGTCGATGAGGCCAGCCTGGAATCCTACGGCCAATGGCCATGGCCACGCGACCGGCACGGCTATGTCGTCCATTACCTGAAAGAGGCCGGAGCCAAAGCCGTGGTCTTCGATGTCCTCTTTCTCGAACCGGACCGGTCGGGAGAGGAATTCGATGCCGTGCTTGCCGAAGAGATGCAAGCGGCTGGGAACGTCTACCTGCCGTTCCTGATGCAGAATGAGCCGATACCCTCCGGCGGATCGACCGCTTCCAGCGCGCACGAATATTCGCCAGACATCTTGAAAAAATCCACAATCCCGCTCAACGATCCAACCGCGCTGCAAGCGGACATCGCCTCAGCTTATACCGGCGCCAAATTGCCCCTGCCGCTGTTTGCGCAAGCCGCTCGCGGACTCGGCTATATCAATCTGACCCCGGACATCGATGGCACCACCCGCCGCCTCCCCCTGCTGGCGCAGGCGCAGCAACAGACATTCCTGCACATCAGTGCGACCGTTGCGCGCGACCTTCTGCAAGCGGATCGCGCGGCGCTGCATCCGCGTGAGCTTCGGCTAGGACCTGTAGCGATTCCGCTGACTGCGGAGCAAGACATGGTCATCGACTGGCACGGATCGCTGGAAAATCGCGTCTATCCTGTCTATCCCATTGGCGCCGTCCTCCGCTCGTTTATCGATAAACAGAACGGGAAACCGCCCCTGCTGGACCCGGCGCTGTTTCGCGACAAAATCGTGTTCGTGGCCGCCACCGCCGCTGGGACGTACGATCTCCGGGTAACCCCGCTCTCCCCCTTCGCGCCCGGCGTTCTCATCCATATGGCGGCGCTCGATAACATCCTGCGACAGCATCATCTCCAGCCGGCGTCATGGGCAGTCTTCGCAGCCTCCACACTTTTCCTCACGCTCGCCACCGCCTGGGCCTTCATGCTGATCCAGTCCCAGTGGATCAAGGCGGCCAGCATCACCGGCCTGGCCGCCGCGTACTATGGACTCGCCGTCCACGCCTTTACCTCGCACGGACTCTGGCTCGACCTCGCCATCCCCGAAGGCGCGCTAGCCGTCTCCTTCACCTCCGCCGCAACCGTCGAGTACCTCACGGAAGGGAAACGTCGCAGGCAACTGCGAACGGTCTTCGATAAATACATGGCGGCTGACGTTGTCGATGAGATCATGCGGAATCCAGATGCGATCCGGCTCGGCGGCGAGAAACAAGAACTCTCCGTGCTCTTTTCCGACATCGCCGGATTTACCTCCATCTCGGAACAGATGGATCCGGAAACGCTCGTCGAGCTTCTGAATCGGTATCTCTCGGCCATGACGGAGATTATTCTCCGCCATCGAGGCAACGTGAATAAGTATCTGGGGGACGGCATTATGGCCATCTTCGGAGCGCCGCGCGGAGAGCCCAATCATGCCAGCCTCGCCTGCTTTGCGGCGTTAGATTCGCAGGCTGAGCTTGCCAGGCTGCGCGAACGATGGAAAGCCGAAGGACAGTCGGAGATCCGCGCGCGCATCGGCATCAATTCAGGCCCGCTCGTCGTCGGGAATATGGGGTCGCAGACCAGGATGGAATACACCGTGATGGGCGATGCCGTGAATCTGGCTTCCCGCCTGGAGGGCGCGAATAAGTTTTACGATACGTTGATTCTGTTGGGTCCCCGCACCTATGAACTCGCCGCCAGCGACATCGAAGCGCGTGAAGTCGACCGCTTGCGGGTCAAAGGCAAGCAGGAACCCGTTGTCGTCTTCGAATTGCTCGCCCGCAAAGGAGCGCTGCCCGACGAACGGCGCCCTGTCATCGAGGCCTATCGAAC